The following proteins are encoded in a genomic region of uncultured Ilyobacter sp.:
- a CDS encoding HD-GYP domain-containing protein → MKRRNSDTEIEKLQLDFENLDKLNYLTQRLQSMVMSAENEIEFFTNISSLFMDEAGYNFANIEITREESQMPVKESSKIEAFQVEKFFNSFLSLPILQGPSKLGTLNLYSDRKNAFKDEERKILEKLACDIAYGLYILQLKNERDRALESHKEALLNTIEAFVLTMKKRDPYTAGHQKRVTELAVAIGERMGLDEKRIEGLRLGAMIHDIGKINVPGEILNRPGKITRHEFEIIKPHSQLGYEIIQGLDFPWPIEKMILQHHERIDGTGYPKGLKGEEIITEAKIIAVADVVEAISSHRPYRVALGIQAALAEIKKRKGSSFDSQIVDICIELFEKKEFHWENSHSFLENITA, encoded by the coding sequence ATGAAGAGAAGAAATAGTGATACTGAAATTGAAAAGCTGCAGCTGGATTTTGAGAATCTGGATAAGTTAAATTATCTGACTCAAAGACTTCAGAGTATGGTAATGTCAGCAGAAAATGAAATCGAATTTTTTACAAATATATCTAGTCTCTTTATGGATGAGGCTGGATACAATTTTGCAAATATAGAGATCACCAGGGAAGAATCTCAAATGCCTGTGAAAGAATCTTCAAAAATAGAGGCATTTCAGGTTGAAAAATTTTTTAATTCTTTTCTTTCTCTTCCTATTTTACAAGGTCCTTCAAAACTAGGTACTTTGAATCTTTATTCTGACAGGAAAAATGCCTTCAAAGATGAAGAGAGAAAAATACTAGAAAAACTTGCTTGCGACATAGCATATGGACTTTATATTCTTCAGTTGAAAAATGAGAGGGATAGGGCATTAGAATCCCATAAAGAAGCTCTATTAAATACAATAGAGGCCTTTGTGCTGACAATGAAAAAAAGAGACCCCTATACTGCAGGACACCAGAAGAGAGTCACAGAGTTGGCAGTGGCAATAGGTGAAAGGATGGGGCTAGACGAAAAGCGTATAGAGGGACTCCGTCTAGGGGCGATGATACACGACATAGGGAAGATAAATGTACCTGGAGAGATATTAAACAGACCTGGAAAAATAACAAGACATGAATTTGAAATAATAAAACCTCATTCCCAGCTGGGGTACGAGATAATACAGGGATTGGACTTTCCATGGCCTATTGAAAAAATGATACTGCAGCACCATGAAAGAATAGACGGGACAGGATATCCAAAGGGGTTAAAAGGCGAGGAGATAATTACTGAAGCAAAAATAATAGCAGTGGCAGATGTTGTAGAGGCTATCAGTTCTCACAGGCCTTACAGAGTGGCACTGGGGATACAGGCTGCCCTGGCAGAGATAAAAAAGAGAAAAGGAAGTTCTTTTGACAGCCAGATAGTGGATATCTGCATCGAACTCTTTGAAAAAAAGGAGTTTCACTGGGAAAACAGTCACAGTTTCTTGGAAAATATCACTGCCTGA
- a CDS encoding HAD family hydrolase has translation MIKNIKVIIFDWGDTLMRDYDNSGPMAHWKKVALIPGIKDVLRELEKNYTLCVASNAGESDSELMKSALKRVGIDNFFSYFFTSKDLGFEKPDIRFYEAILKSESFSANECLMVGNHYDNDIVSSKSIGMTTILFDENNKFSDSESADYKINRIIQILDILRS, from the coding sequence ATGATTAAAAATATTAAGGTCATAATTTTTGACTGGGGAGATACCCTGATGAGAGATTATGACAACTCTGGTCCTATGGCTCACTGGAAAAAGGTAGCCCTAATCCCTGGTATAAAAGATGTTTTAAGGGAATTAGAAAAAAATTATACCCTCTGTGTGGCGTCCAATGCAGGTGAGTCAGACTCAGAACTTATGAAATCTGCATTGAAACGAGTTGGTATAGATAATTTCTTCTCATATTTTTTCACATCCAAGGACCTGGGCTTTGAAAAACCCGATATTAGATTTTATGAAGCCATACTGAAATCTGAAAGTTTCTCTGCAAATGAATGCCTTATGGTGGGAAACCATTATGATAATGACATAGTCAGTTCAAAATCAATAGGTATGACCACTATATTATTTGACGAAAATAACAAATTTTCTGACTCTGAATCTGCCGATTATAAAATAAATAGAATAATTCAAATTCTTGATATTTTAAGATCGTAA
- a CDS encoding pyridoxamine 5'-phosphate oxidase family protein, which translates to MKSIKDLKNLISKVSSRQLFAVLATSHENQPYTSLVAFALTKDLKNLVFITPRDTRKFQYLSENNNVSLMIDNSENQNVDISKAVGITITGKSRDSSGEEKEKLLNLFISKHPQMNEFAFSKGCAVVSVDIKRYDVVERFQNVSVLEFSKNS; encoded by the coding sequence ATGAAAAGCATAAAAGATTTAAAAAATCTAATCAGTAAAGTTAGTTCCAGACAGCTTTTTGCAGTTCTTGCAACTTCCCATGAAAACCAACCCTACACCAGCCTTGTGGCCTTTGCTCTCACAAAAGACCTGAAAAACTTGGTTTTCATAACACCTAGAGATACAAGAAAATTCCAATATTTGTCTGAAAATAATAATGTATCCCTCATGATAGATAACAGCGAAAACCAAAATGTTGATATATCAAAGGCTGTGGGTATAACAATAACTGGAAAGTCACGAGACAGCTCTGGAGAAGAAAAAGAAAAATTATTAAATTTATTTATTTCTAAGCACCCTCAGATGAATGAATTTGCTTTTTCCAAGGGATGTGCCGTAGTCTCAGTGGATATAAAACGGTATGATGTAGTTGAAAGATTTCAAAATGTTTCTGTCCTTGAGTTCAGCAAAAACTCCTAG
- a CDS encoding CbiX/SirB N-terminal domain-containing protein translates to MKGILIIGHGSRIKEGNEAFEDLVKIIGEKENIPVRGAHLSLASPTIEDSVRQMYQDGIKKIIVLPYFLFGGTHIRKHIPEKLEVLKKELGDIEFILTEPLANDPLIIQALLERAEPYLD, encoded by the coding sequence ATGAAGGGAATACTGATTATAGGTCATGGAAGCAGAATAAAAGAAGGAAACGAGGCCTTCGAAGACCTGGTAAAGATCATAGGGGAAAAAGAAAATATTCCTGTTAGAGGAGCCCATCTTTCTCTGGCATCTCCCACCATCGAGGACAGCGTAAGACAGATGTACCAAGACGGGATAAAAAAAATCATCGTCCTCCCTTATTTTCTCTTTGGAGGAACACATATTAGAAAGCATATACCAGAAAAACTGGAAGTCTTAAAAAAAGAGCTAGGGGATATAGAATTCATACTTACTGAACCCCTTGCAAACGACCCTCTCATAATACAGGCTCTTTTAGAAAGGGCAGAACCATATTTAGATTAG
- the orr gene encoding ornithine racemase Orr, translating to MPYPKLTVDIKKIKYNSSRLVRESARKGIEVAGVTKVVCGNPNIAQALVDSGIKIIADSRIENLRKLEEIQCKKMLLRIPMASQADDVVRYSDIVLVSEISTVKKLSEQACKQEKVIDLILMIDLGDLREGLFYESEILKAVSEISSLKNIRLLGLGTNLSCYGAIIPSREILEKLVLIKNKIKNLFNTDLEILSGGNSGSIKLFEDDQIPAGINQLRLGASIILGIGIDHLPIDGLSADTFTLEAEIIELRKKPSKPVGKQGLDAFGNKPVFIDLGIRSRAICAIGRQDVNPEDISPFDEKISILGGSSDHLILDVTDSEKKFEVGDTVKFRINYGGCLSLMTSPYVHKEFSYSS from the coding sequence ATGCCGTACCCAAAATTGACAGTAGACATAAAAAAAATAAAATATAACAGCTCTAGGCTGGTAAGAGAATCTGCCAGAAAAGGTATAGAGGTGGCAGGAGTGACAAAGGTAGTTTGCGGAAATCCAAATATTGCACAGGCTCTTGTTGACTCAGGCATAAAAATTATAGCAGACTCAAGGATAGAAAACCTAAGAAAGTTAGAAGAAATACAGTGTAAAAAAATGCTTTTAAGAATCCCAATGGCAAGCCAGGCAGATGATGTAGTAAGATACTCTGATATTGTTTTGGTTTCAGAAATTTCTACAGTGAAGAAATTGTCAGAGCAGGCCTGTAAGCAAGAGAAAGTAATTGACTTGATTCTCATGATTGATTTAGGAGATCTGAGAGAGGGGCTTTTTTATGAAAGTGAAATTTTAAAGGCAGTATCTGAGATATCATCTCTAAAAAATATAAGGCTTCTGGGACTAGGAACAAATCTTAGTTGTTATGGTGCTATTATTCCAAGCAGGGAGATTCTAGAAAAACTTGTACTTATAAAAAATAAAATAAAAAATTTATTCAACACGGATCTTGAAATTCTATCTGGAGGAAATTCTGGTTCTATCAAACTCTTTGAAGACGACCAGATTCCAGCTGGGATAAATCAGCTGAGATTGGGAGCATCGATAATACTCGGAATAGGAATAGATCACCTGCCCATTGACGGTCTCTCTGCAGACACTTTTACTTTAGAAGCTGAAATAATCGAACTTAGAAAAAAACCTTCTAAACCCGTTGGAAAGCAAGGCTTAGATGCCTTTGGAAATAAGCCTGTCTTTATAGATCTAGGCATACGTTCTAGGGCAATATGCGCCATAGGAAGACAGGATGTGAACCCTGAAGATATTTCACCCTTTGATGAAAAGATCAGTATTTTAGGAGGAAGCAGTGACCACCTTATACTCGATGTTACTGATTCTGAGAAAAAATTTGAAGTTGGTGACACGGTGAAATTCAGGATAAACTACGGAGGCTGTCTTTCTCTTATGACCTCACCATATGTACACAAGGAGTTCTCATATTCTTCTTAA
- a CDS encoding phosphoserine transaminase produces the protein MTKKPTIKPKNPNFSSGPCSKHPGFTLDALKDAPLGRSHRSVLGKSKLQESIEKTKKILGVPKDYLVGIVPASDTGAIEMAMWNLLGERAIDVIHFDAFGKSWATDILKELKLENVREFSADYGKLPDISEVDCDNDIVFTWNGTTSGVKFPNADFISEERKGLAICDATSAVFAMDIPWEKLDVVTFSWQKVLGGEAGHGILIISPRAVKRLESYSPQWPIPKIFRLKKDGKVAKEIFEGSTINTPSMLCNEDYLDALRWSESIGGLSGLIKRSMDNFKIVEAFVKKHAWIDFLATEPTIRSNTSVCLTIDLPTEKRKKMLKLMEEENAAYDINSYKTAPEGIRIWCGATVEKSDIDAMLLWLEWAYNEVNQ, from the coding sequence ATGACCAAAAAACCAACTATTAAACCAAAGAATCCTAATTTTTCTTCTGGTCCTTGTTCTAAGCATCCTGGCTTTACGTTAGATGCATTAAAAGATGCTCCTTTAGGACGTTCTCATAGGAGTGTTCTGGGGAAATCAAAGTTACAGGAATCAATTGAAAAAACAAAGAAAATTTTGGGTGTGCCCAAGGACTACCTTGTGGGAATAGTTCCGGCATCTGATACAGGGGCTATAGAGATGGCTATGTGGAACTTATTAGGGGAAAGGGCGATAGATGTTATTCATTTTGATGCCTTTGGAAAATCATGGGCTACGGACATTTTAAAAGAGCTCAAATTAGAAAATGTCAGAGAATTTTCAGCTGATTACGGGAAGCTTCCTGATATTTCGGAAGTTGACTGCGACAATGATATAGTATTTACTTGGAACGGAACCACCAGTGGAGTCAAATTCCCAAATGCTGATTTTATATCAGAAGAGAGAAAAGGACTAGCTATCTGCGACGCCACCTCTGCGGTTTTTGCAATGGATATACCTTGGGAAAAACTTGATGTAGTGACTTTTTCATGGCAGAAAGTTCTAGGTGGAGAAGCTGGGCATGGGATCCTTATAATCTCTCCTCGTGCTGTAAAACGTCTAGAAAGCTACTCACCACAGTGGCCTATTCCTAAAATTTTCAGGTTGAAAAAAGACGGTAAAGTTGCAAAAGAGATATTTGAAGGTTCTACCATAAACACTCCTTCTATGCTCTGTAATGAGGACTATCTAGACGCACTTAGATGGTCAGAGTCTATAGGGGGATTATCTGGACTCATCAAAAGGAGTATGGATAACTTCAAGATTGTAGAAGCTTTTGTGAAAAAGCATGCGTGGATTGATTTTTTAGCCACAGAACCTACTATTCGTTCAAACACCAGTGTATGTCTCACTATTGATCTTCCAACTGAAAAACGTAAAAAAATGCTAAAACTCATGGAAGAGGAAAATGCCGCTTATGATATAAACTCTTATAAGACAGCTCCTGAAGGAATAAGAATTTGGTGCGGTGCAACTGTAGAAAAAAGTGATATTGATGCTATGCTCCTATGGCTAGAGTGGGCTTACAACGAGGTAAATCAATAA
- a CDS encoding PEP/pyruvate-binding domain-containing protein, producing MMIPIKEIRKKDLPKVGEKAYNLSKLNSSGYLIPDGISLTEDIYRNFLSETGLIDKIRMELARRELSAMRWEELWDTSLRIRNLFLRTEIPEKIYRELFRGLSEYEGLPVVVRSSAPGEDSGNSSFAGLHESYVDIEGVDNIITHIKLVWASLWSDRALLYRKELGLDPWKSSMGVIVQNLIKGDVSGVAFSRDPTDKDQMVIEAVPGLNQDLVDGKVEPERWMINTEDGSIKERYSSSNNTTLLNEKELEILHSTLKNLHAEYGFPVDLEWTLKDNKFYILQVRPVTTLTKEGEEERLWEKEDKRPWYRSLTKSFDTLKEMQRRIEEEILPDMEKAAAYMKNMDISSIANLSLSKEILRRIELYEKWHNIYWQELIPFAHGVRLFGKIYNDTVKPSDPYEFTELLKSDNMISVTRNRSFLSLIKKIKDDPVLCEKLKNKIFDDTSLDFWESLDKFMHHHGNSSYRGDSLLTNKKDVLRLILNMADTDIDFEEECKDISHLENKFLSAFKIDQQNFAKDILNLARISWRIRDDDNIYLGRLESALLDSVNQGKIRLSINEKVTPYTVAMMLADPDHSPKVSDDTKSSPFSSKDKQKRNKLIKIATIDKNSEMRMRKFTGQPAGPGIGIGKSRVIQNQEDVFQFKKGEVLVCDAIDPNMTFIVQFASAIVERRGGMLIHGAIIAREYGIPCVTGIDNATEIIETGVTLVVDGYTGTVTIKET from the coding sequence ATGATGATCCCAATAAAAGAAATAAGAAAAAAAGATCTCCCTAAAGTGGGAGAAAAGGCATACAATCTTTCAAAACTGAATTCGTCAGGATACCTCATCCCTGATGGAATCTCTCTCACTGAGGATATATACAGAAATTTTCTCAGTGAAACAGGACTCATCGATAAGATTAGAATGGAGCTTGCCAGAAGAGAACTCTCTGCAATGAGGTGGGAGGAGCTCTGGGACACTTCACTTCGTATAAGAAATCTGTTTCTTCGGACAGAAATTCCAGAGAAGATTTACAGAGAACTCTTCCGAGGTTTATCAGAATATGAAGGTCTACCAGTAGTAGTGAGATCATCTGCCCCTGGAGAAGACAGTGGTAACTCTTCCTTTGCAGGTCTCCATGAATCCTATGTGGACATAGAAGGAGTAGACAATATAATAACCCATATCAAATTAGTATGGGCATCTCTATGGTCAGACAGAGCCCTTCTCTACAGAAAAGAATTGGGACTTGACCCTTGGAAATCCTCTATGGGAGTAATAGTGCAAAATCTAATAAAAGGAGATGTTTCCGGGGTGGCTTTCAGCAGAGATCCTACAGATAAGGATCAGATGGTAATAGAAGCTGTCCCAGGTCTGAACCAGGATCTCGTAGACGGCAAGGTAGAGCCAGAAAGATGGATGATCAACACAGAAGATGGAAGCATAAAAGAAAGATACAGCAGTAGCAACAACACTACCTTGTTAAATGAAAAAGAACTCGAGATTCTTCACAGCACCTTGAAAAACCTCCATGCAGAATATGGATTTCCTGTAGATTTAGAATGGACCCTAAAAGATAATAAATTCTATATTCTACAGGTACGTCCTGTAACCACACTGACAAAAGAGGGTGAAGAGGAGAGATTGTGGGAAAAAGAGGACAAGAGGCCCTGGTATAGGAGCCTCACAAAGAGTTTTGACACATTGAAAGAGATGCAAAGGCGTATAGAGGAAGAGATCCTCCCTGATATGGAAAAGGCTGCCGCTTATATGAAAAATATGGATATTTCTTCTATAGCCAACCTTTCTTTATCAAAGGAAATCCTTAGACGAATCGAATTATACGAAAAATGGCACAACATCTACTGGCAGGAGCTAATTCCCTTTGCCCACGGTGTAAGACTTTTTGGGAAAATATACAATGATACAGTAAAACCTAGCGATCCTTATGAATTTACAGAACTCTTAAAATCAGATAATATGATAAGTGTTACTAGAAACAGATCTTTTTTATCTCTTATCAAAAAAATTAAGGATGATCCGGTTCTTTGCGAAAAATTAAAAAATAAAATTTTTGATGATACGTCACTAGATTTTTGGGAGTCTCTAGACAAATTTATGCATCACCACGGAAATTCTTCATATAGAGGAGATTCTCTTTTAACAAATAAAAAAGACGTACTCAGGCTAATCTTAAATATGGCAGATACCGATATTGATTTTGAAGAAGAATGTAAAGATATATCTCATCTAGAAAATAAATTTTTATCGGCATTTAAAATAGATCAGCAAAATTTTGCAAAAGATATTTTAAATTTAGCAAGAATAAGCTGGCGTATCAGAGATGACGATAACATCTATCTGGGAAGGCTAGAATCAGCCCTATTAGATTCTGTAAATCAAGGGAAAATTAGGCTTTCAATCAATGAAAAAGTCACCCCCTATACTGTGGCTATGATGCTAGCAGATCCAGATCATTCACCAAAAGTTTCTGACGATACAAAATCAAGTCCTTTCTCTTCAAAAGATAAACAAAAAAGAAATAAACTTATAAAAATAGCAACCATAGACAAAAATTCTGAAATGAGAATGAGAAAGTTTACAGGTCAGCCTGCAGGCCCTGGAATAGGTATCGGGAAAAGTAGGGTGATACAGAATCAGGAAGATGTCTTCCAGTTTAAAAAAGGGGAGGTTCTTGTTTGTGATGCCATCGATCCAAACATGACATTTATCGTTCAGTTTGCCTCTGCCATAGTAGAACGAAGAGGAGGCATGCTTATACACGGTGCAATAATTGCAAGAGAATATGGGATCCCCTGTGTCACAGGAATAGACAATGCCACTGAAATTATCGAAACAGGTGTGACCCTCGTGGTAGACGGTTATACAGGAACTGTCACAATAAAGGAGACGTAA
- a CDS encoding AraC family transcriptional regulator, which yields MVPFKNDLKGNGGLETEFVKILYYHLDKDYSGEYKTFNFPRFCTIIEGEIKVTLESGKTLVYNRDNFLLLPSDSNVHMDITKNTKALAFEFSNNLIETVLKKTDILKSSRKSLDHKNNYMLGSNRNEIAEDIWNLFVTSRERNNNKKFLIDLYVQKLVYDLIQDDSTHNLLYPNDSHPVSKSIKFIEENITNNISVKELSESLYMSESNFSHMFKKNTGCNPIEYIRDKKLDHSKELLKTKSVTETSYDLGYDNISYFIKLFKKKYTLTPKQYQMSVLKSEEQ from the coding sequence ATGGTTCCCTTTAAAAATGATCTAAAAGGTAATGGAGGACTTGAAACAGAATTTGTAAAAATACTCTACTATCATTTGGACAAGGACTACTCAGGAGAATACAAAACTTTTAACTTCCCTAGATTTTGTACTATTATAGAGGGAGAGATAAAGGTGACTTTAGAAAGTGGCAAGACCTTAGTTTATAACAGGGACAACTTCCTTCTTCTTCCTTCTGATTCTAATGTCCATATGGATATTACGAAAAATACCAAGGCTCTGGCTTTTGAATTCAGCAACAATCTCATAGAAACAGTTCTCAAAAAAACAGACATACTTAAGTCTTCAAGAAAATCCCTTGATCACAAAAATAATTATATGCTAGGAAGCAATAGGAATGAAATTGCCGAAGATATATGGAATCTTTTTGTAACCAGCAGGGAAAGAAACAATAACAAAAAATTTCTTATAGACCTTTATGTTCAAAAATTAGTATATGATCTTATACAGGATGATTCCACTCATAATCTTTTGTATCCAAATGATTCTCACCCTGTTTCTAAATCTATAAAATTTATAGAGGAAAACATCACAAATAATATCTCTGTTAAAGAACTTTCAGAATCCCTCTATATGTCTGAGTCCAATTTTTCCCATATGTTCAAAAAAAATACCGGATGCAACCCCATAGAATATATCAGGGATAAAAAATTAGATCACTCAAAAGAACTTCTCAAGACAAAAAGTGTGACAGAGACCTCCTATGACTTAGGTTATGACAATATCTCCTATTTTATAAAACTTTTCAAGAAAAAATACACCCTTACTCCAAAACAGTATCAGATGTCGGTTCTAAAATCAGAAGAACAGTAA
- a CDS encoding diguanylate cyclase — MKKFKNKYALIINLILVAGFLSVSLTSYFVSLSSLRKEIRENQLPLTSDNIYSEIQRDFLQPVYTSSLMATDTFLRDWVISGEDDETKIVKYLREIKTKYNTFTSFFVSDRSYKYYHTDGILKKVSRNSSRDEWYFRVQNMKNDYEINVDPDMANNDTMTIFVNYKVYDYNGEYIGATGVGLKVDAVKNLIERYQKNYGSQIYFTDKDGNIVLHGSDFKIESNNIHSIKGLSEISDGILRNEDETQKYKKNGDLIHVNSRYIPELKWHLVVEKSEKKAIKNIHKALYMNLGICAVMVIIIFVLINILTSPYEKQLHQMATTDKLTRAYNRQAFDLMMMQTIKDSERNSSRFSIIIFDIDFLKEVNDEYGHLAGDEVLKNVATLTKTFLRKSDVFSRWGGDEFILLLKDCGIEDAYKLAEEIRNKIKINKVVWKNNNISSSVSIGVAEYHLKEDADKLISRADKALYISKINGRDRVEKGYLEDDFSEKSKQKKAITV, encoded by the coding sequence TTGAAAAAATTTAAAAACAAGTACGCACTTATAATAAATTTAATTCTAGTTGCAGGTTTTTTAAGTGTCAGTTTGACAAGTTATTTTGTTTCTCTGAGTTCACTTAGAAAAGAAATCCGTGAAAACCAGCTTCCTTTGACCAGTGACAACATTTACTCAGAGATACAGAGAGATTTTTTACAGCCTGTTTATACATCATCTCTAATGGCTACGGATACCTTTTTAAGGGACTGGGTAATATCAGGTGAGGATGATGAAACTAAAATTGTAAAGTATCTGAGAGAGATAAAAACAAAATATAATACCTTTACCAGTTTTTTTGTCTCAGATCGAAGTTATAAGTACTATCATACTGATGGGATATTAAAAAAAGTCAGCAGAAACAGTTCTCGTGACGAATGGTATTTTCGAGTACAGAATATGAAAAATGATTATGAGATTAATGTAGACCCTGACATGGCAAACAATGATACCATGACAATATTTGTCAATTATAAGGTCTATGACTATAATGGAGAGTATATAGGTGCTACAGGAGTCGGCCTCAAGGTAGATGCAGTAAAAAACTTAATAGAAAGATATCAAAAGAATTACGGAAGTCAGATATATTTCACCGACAAGGACGGCAATATAGTTCTTCACGGTTCTGATTTTAAAATAGAATCCAATAATATCCACTCAATAAAAGGCTTATCTGAAATTTCAGATGGAATTTTAAGAAACGAAGATGAAACTCAAAAATATAAAAAAAATGGTGATCTTATCCATGTAAATAGCCGTTATATACCGGAACTAAAATGGCATCTTGTAGTTGAAAAAAGTGAAAAAAAAGCCATCAAAAATATTCACAAGGCCCTCTATATGAATCTAGGGATATGCGCAGTTATGGTTATAATCATCTTTGTTCTTATAAATATATTGACCTCTCCCTATGAAAAACAGCTTCATCAAATGGCCACCACTGATAAGCTAACCAGGGCGTATAACCGACAGGCTTTTGACCTTATGATGATGCAAACTATAAAAGATTCTGAGAGAAACAGCAGCAGATTTTCAATTATTATTTTTGACATAGATTTTTTGAAAGAGGTCAATGATGAATATGGGCATCTGGCAGGTGACGAAGTATTAAAGAATGTGGCCACCCTAACAAAGACATTCCTTAGAAAATCGGATGTTTTTTCACGGTGGGGAGGGGATGAGTTTATCCTACTTCTAAAAGACTGCGGTATAGAGGACGCATATAAGCTTGCTGAGGAAATCCGTAATAAAATAAAAATTAATAAGGTAGTCTGGAAAAACAATAATATCTCTAGTAGTGTGAGTATAGGGGTTGCAGAATATCACCTAAAAGAGGATGCTGATAAGCTTATAAGCAGGGCTGACAAGGCCTTGTATATTTCAAAAATAAATGGAAGAGACCGAGTTGAGAAGGGGTATTTAGAAGATGATTTTTCTGAAAAATCTAAACAGAAAAAAGCTATAACCGTCTGA